A window of Cyclopterus lumpus isolate fCycLum1 chromosome 14, fCycLum1.pri, whole genome shotgun sequence contains these coding sequences:
- the chek1 gene encoding serine/threonine-protein kinase Chk1 isoform X1 produces MAVPFVQDWDLVQTLGEGAYGEVRLLVNRQTEEAVAVKVIDTSQAKECAENVKKEVCVHKMLNHTNIVRFFGHRKEGTTMYLFLEYCTGGELFDRIEPDLGMVEKEAHRLFQQLIAAVEYLHGVGITHRDIKPENILLDDKDNLKLTDFGLATMFRFKGRERLLSRLCGTLPYVAPELLGQAEYKAQPADIWACGIVLTAMLAGELPWDQPTESCQEYSDWLQKKTYLSPWKKIQPMPLSLLSKLLLASPDARITIADIQKDRWFTQGVKQPPPGSRGNKLLRSDVGLASRTNSDDRMQFSSSQPDFAAGGWEAMLIIGQSEGQVSFSQPTKPEHMLLGSQLLGTPGASQSQWQRLVRRMTRFFTTVNADVSLSALKDACDGLSLGFKLTCTNQVTVSTLDKRNNKLIFKVHLLEMNRRVLLDFRLSKGDGLEFKRLFVKIKQRLGDIISTQKILPPVV; encoded by the exons ATGGCTGTGCCTTTTGTGCAAGACTGGGACCTTGTTCAGACGCTGGGAGAAGGAGCCTACGGAGA AGTGAGGCTGCTGGTGAACAGACAGACTGAGGAGGCTGTAGCAGTGAAGGTGATCGATACATCTCAGGCTAAAGAGTGTGCTGAAAATGTAAAGAAGGAGGTATGCGTCCATAAG ATGCTCAACCACACCAACATCGTACGTTTTTTTGGCCATCGGAAGGAAGGTACGACGATGTATCTCTTCCTGGAGTACTGCACCGGAGGAGAGCTGTTCGACCGAATCG AGCCTGATTTGGGGATGGTGGAGAAAGAAGCTCACAGACTTTTCCAGCAGCTAATAGCGGCGGTG GAATACCTCCACGGTGTTGGaatcacacacagagacataaagcCAGAGAACATTTTGCTGGATGACAAAG ATAACCTCAAGCTGACAGATTTTGGCCTGGCCACCATGTTTCGTTTCAAAGGACGAGAGCGTCTTCTGAGTCGTCTCTGTGGGACTCTTCCATACGTGGCTCCGGAGCTTCTCGGCCAAGCAGAGTACAAAGCTCAGCCTGCAGATATCTGGGCTTGTGGGATTGTCCTCACTGCCATGCTGGCTGGAG AGTTGCCATGGGATCAGCCGACTGAGAGCTGTCAAGAGTATTCAGATTGGCTTCAGAAGAAAACATACCTATCTCCTTGGAAGAAAATACAACCAATGCCTCTTA GTTTGTTGTCCAAGTTACTGCTGGCCAGTCCAGATGCACGCATCACAATCGCAGACATACAGAAAGATCGCTGGTTTACTCAAG GTGTAAAGCAACCGCCTCCGGGCTCCAGAGGAAACAAACTTCTTCGGTCAGACGTGGGACTCGCATCCCGCACCAACAG TGATGACAGGATGCAGTTTTCCAGCTCTCAGCCGGATTTTGCAGCAGGTGGCTGGGAAGCCATGCTGATCATCGGCCAAAGCGAGGGCCAAGTCAGCTTCTCTCAGCCAACCAAGCCGGAGCACATGCTGCTGGGTAGTCAGCTACTGGGCACACCGGGAGCCAGTCAG TCGCAGTGGCAGAGATTAGTGCGGAGAATGACTCGTTTCTTCACCACTGTGAATGCTGACGTCTCCTTATCTGCCTTGAAAGACGCATGTGATGGCCTGTCACTCGGCTTCAAACTCACCTGCACCAATCAG GTGACGGTGAGCACGCTGGACAAACGCAATAACAAACTCATCTTTAAAGTCCACTTGCTGGAGATGAACCGGAGAGTGCTGCTGGACTTCAGACTGTCTAAG GGTGACGGTCTGGAGTTCAAGCGTCtctttgtgaaaataaaacaaaggctCGGAGATATCATCAGCACTCAGAAGATTTTACCCCCCGTCGTATGA
- the chek1 gene encoding serine/threonine-protein kinase Chk1 isoform X2 produces MLNHTNIVRFFGHRKEGTTMYLFLEYCTGGELFDRIEPDLGMVEKEAHRLFQQLIAAVEYLHGVGITHRDIKPENILLDDKDNLKLTDFGLATMFRFKGRERLLSRLCGTLPYVAPELLGQAEYKAQPADIWACGIVLTAMLAGELPWDQPTESCQEYSDWLQKKTYLSPWKKIQPMPLSLLSKLLLASPDARITIADIQKDRWFTQGVKQPPPGSRGNKLLRSDVGLASRTNSDDRMQFSSSQPDFAAGGWEAMLIIGQSEGQVSFSQPTKPEHMLLGSQLLGTPGASQSQWQRLVRRMTRFFTTVNADVSLSALKDACDGLSLGFKLTCTNQVTVSTLDKRNNKLIFKVHLLEMNRRVLLDFRLSKGDGLEFKRLFVKIKQRLGDIISTQKILPPVV; encoded by the exons ATGCTCAACCACACCAACATCGTACGTTTTTTTGGCCATCGGAAGGAAGGTACGACGATGTATCTCTTCCTGGAGTACTGCACCGGAGGAGAGCTGTTCGACCGAATCG AGCCTGATTTGGGGATGGTGGAGAAAGAAGCTCACAGACTTTTCCAGCAGCTAATAGCGGCGGTG GAATACCTCCACGGTGTTGGaatcacacacagagacataaagcCAGAGAACATTTTGCTGGATGACAAAG ATAACCTCAAGCTGACAGATTTTGGCCTGGCCACCATGTTTCGTTTCAAAGGACGAGAGCGTCTTCTGAGTCGTCTCTGTGGGACTCTTCCATACGTGGCTCCGGAGCTTCTCGGCCAAGCAGAGTACAAAGCTCAGCCTGCAGATATCTGGGCTTGTGGGATTGTCCTCACTGCCATGCTGGCTGGAG AGTTGCCATGGGATCAGCCGACTGAGAGCTGTCAAGAGTATTCAGATTGGCTTCAGAAGAAAACATACCTATCTCCTTGGAAGAAAATACAACCAATGCCTCTTA GTTTGTTGTCCAAGTTACTGCTGGCCAGTCCAGATGCACGCATCACAATCGCAGACATACAGAAAGATCGCTGGTTTACTCAAG GTGTAAAGCAACCGCCTCCGGGCTCCAGAGGAAACAAACTTCTTCGGTCAGACGTGGGACTCGCATCCCGCACCAACAG TGATGACAGGATGCAGTTTTCCAGCTCTCAGCCGGATTTTGCAGCAGGTGGCTGGGAAGCCATGCTGATCATCGGCCAAAGCGAGGGCCAAGTCAGCTTCTCTCAGCCAACCAAGCCGGAGCACATGCTGCTGGGTAGTCAGCTACTGGGCACACCGGGAGCCAGTCAG TCGCAGTGGCAGAGATTAGTGCGGAGAATGACTCGTTTCTTCACCACTGTGAATGCTGACGTCTCCTTATCTGCCTTGAAAGACGCATGTGATGGCCTGTCACTCGGCTTCAAACTCACCTGCACCAATCAG GTGACGGTGAGCACGCTGGACAAACGCAATAACAAACTCATCTTTAAAGTCCACTTGCTGGAGATGAACCGGAGAGTGCTGCTGGACTTCAGACTGTCTAAG GGTGACGGTCTGGAGTTCAAGCGTCtctttgtgaaaataaaacaaaggctCGGAGATATCATCAGCACTCAGAAGATTTTACCCCCCGTCGTATGA